The sequence below is a genomic window from Silene latifolia isolate original U9 population unplaced genomic scaffold, ASM4854445v1 scaffold_20.1, whole genome shotgun sequence.
gtcttagttttgattttattagttgtcagacattggagttgtatttgtTGAATTAGTTTTTGgattttggttgatgtaaactttaaccctttatggcatttaataaatgtgctcagttcagacgcttttgatatgtactaacctcgggaaacctagatggtaacacactttcatggtagggtggtcctggtaaggcaccttggtatgagggggtgttacaccaccCTTCCCCCAACCTCGACCCCCACGCCTTCGACCCCCTCGCCCATCGCCGACCACCCTAGCTCCGCACGTCGTCAACTCCAATCTTGTGTCTACAGAGGATCGTCGTCGACCACAAACGTCGTTGCTCCAATCGCCTTCTTTCTTCTCCATCGCCGACAACATTCCCCTTACTCCGCCGTCGTTGACCTTGCTTCTCCGTCGCCAATCGATTGATGGGGCGACTGGTGAGTGCAAACATTTGGAGGTAGGGGATGAGGGTGGTGAATGGTGATCCATCGGGGTAATTAAATTTAGGGATttctttttagggttttgatttctcTCACTTGGTATTGGTTTGGGTGAAAAATGAAAGGGGCAGATTTGGAAAAATTTGTAAAAATGTGTGGGATTTTGTAAAGGTGTGTGCGTAATTTAGCACGTACTCAATCCTATTAAGGCCATTCTTTACGGCTTTTTAAGTGAATGAATGAACTAAATGAAGCCCAGGctgaatggagtgaatcgaatcgaaatcAATGAATCGAAGCCAAgaagtgaatcgaatcgaactaaaTGAATGGAGAGCCGGATTTGGTGAATCAAtgaataatttgagaaagaatcgaatgaatgaataaagtgaattgagtgaatgaatgaaataatcatattaatattaataatattagtaataataatattagtaataataatatttaatattattgttattatcaactataataatactaatattcatagtataatattatttatactaatactaaaatttttaagaaaaaaattataatattatatatgaataatcataaattataataatgaaaaaatagtaatttttgcctaataatattcttaataacaataataaataataatgtcaatatgaataatgatattagtaaaaatagttgtttcgaataaaaacactcaagtaagagttgctcgaatccgggtcgggtcaacgcgctcctctcagacgaaggcacctcgaacctatgcttgctctctccggATGGATCTTTTACGCGTAACTAATAAGGCCTCGAAGGGTTCGCAAtaggtccttctctgatgccttaGGGTAATGGTGGATAGTTGAGACgttgcttgaagctaaggtttccgtgccctctcatagtagctcgagtagtcttacttctagagagaggaagttgttggtgagaagtattttaccattgattggtcaataatggggtatttataggcttctatgtgtacctcaaatgatggcttggaaagcatggttaccatattcgctatgaatacgccttaccgattcgcgattcgcttatagaaaatgtgttatatgtattttcagtaatcaatttgatagaattcgcttttaacgattcgtgattcgtagggtatcaagcgaatccgtaaccatgtttgcaagcgtgttgacttgtatgacccTGTATTGGCTAGTGGGCCAAGTCGGTTGAGCGTaccccatcaataatattaataataaatgttattaattttaataataataccaataataattataataacaacaacaacaacaataataataatattaacattaataacattattattcacaacaacaacaacattaataacattattattcattttaataataatattcataataataatagtaattttaataaataaattattaataacattattattaacaatattattaaatataataataataataataaagaataatattaaaaaaatagtactattgataacaaaattaataataactattaattTTAAGATGAAAAAATTTGAAATGAAATTTGAACTTAATGGAAATTGAATCATCGAATCAGGCCCGATGGGTGAAATTTGAATTGAATGAATGAAgtttcgaatcgaatcgaatgaactAAATGGAATGAATCGAACTAAACTAAGTTTGAATCAACTAAAAATGAAATTTAAAAATAAGTCAGAAAGAACAGGACCTAAGACTTACTATCTAATAAGAGCAAATGACAATGTAAAAAAGGAGTTGACAAGATAACATTTTTTTGAGTCCAACACGAGGATTACTCATGTGAACAAGTTGTAGGGCTATGTCTAGTCAGCCTAACGTGGCTCTCAACATTTCAGATCCAACGAGTGATTATTTGGGTAAGACGTTGATCCGCGTTCATAGAATATAGAATACGCCTCCCCCTTTGAAATCGTAAGGCTGACTTATCTTGATTTACTTGCACtttttcttcctttatttctaAGGTTTCCATTACCTTATAAATAAGGCATCCTATCCTTTATTCTTCGCCTCATTGTTACTCCATTTTACATTCTCATAtccacaaccacaacaacaacaacaaaaaaatggcGATATCGATACGCTCTTATAATTCTTTGGCGACCCTTAAAATCGTCAAAACCCTTAAATCTTTTCAAGAATTCTCTAATCCAATATGTTTTACACGAATCAGACCATGTCATGTTCGTGCAATGAATATAACAAATGCAGCACATTTCAGCCCTGATAGAAGTCCAATAATCCTGGATGAAAAAATTAAGGAAAAACGGGAGACATTCCACGAGTTGATAGCCCACCACGCAAGTGAGACAAGAGTGCCAGTTTACGTGATGTTGCCATTAGACACGGTGTCAATGTCCCATGGTTTAAACAAACCACGGGCAATGAACGCTAGTCTAATGGCATTAAAAAGTGCGGGGGTTGAAGGAGTCATGGTAGATGTCTGGTGGGGTTTGGTCGAGAAAGACGGACCTCTAAATTATAACTGGGGCGGCTATGATGAGCTCGTAAATATGGTCCAACGACACGGTTTAAAGCTCCAGGTAGTCATGTCTTTCCACCAGTGTGGAGGAAATGTAGGAGACTCTTGCAGGTAACATATATATTCTACCTatatttaccttttatattctttgtgagaagtattttaatcaaaggtaaacataGACGCtcttaattaaattttaaattgcAGCATTCCTCTTCCGGCATGGGTACTAGAAGAAATGAGGAAGAACCCTGAGATTGTTTACACAGACAAATCAGGCAGAAGAAATCCAGAGTACATTTCATTAGGCTGTGATTCACTGCCTGTGCTCCGTGGAAGAACACCCATTCAAGTCTACTCTGACTTTATGAGAAACTTCCGTCATCATTTCAGAGACTTTCTTGGTGGAGTCATTGTGGTAACTAACTACACCTATTTCCCTATACTCTCAATTACTCATACAACAATTCTGACTCAAGGGTTCCTGCAATTCAATAAGTAATAATCAATTTCAAATCATAATGCAGGAAATTCAAGTAGGTATGGGACCATGTGGGGAATTGAGGTATCCATCTTACCCAGAAAGCAATGGGACTTGGAGATTTCCAGGAATCGGAGAATTCCAGTGCTATGACAAGGTAAAATCAATctcatactccctccgtcccaaatcaccaatcatttgtttacctttgattaaaattataaaatacccCTCACATATAAtcggtaaacaaatgaatgagactgAGTATCTCTTaagatatactccctccgtcccggtcatttgttgtcctttggttttggcacaaagaccaaggaaagaggagagggccaatagctaaatgacaagtggaacaaattgagtgtgaaggaTCAAATttctcatcaagttcattcttaaaatagaaaggacaacaaatgactgagacacccaaaaatggaaaaggacaacaaatgaccgggacggagggagtaactaAAAAGGCATGCTGCTCCTATTATCTGTCTTCTCTTACACATTTTCATTCAAAAACAGTACATGAAAGCATCACTGCAAGCAGCAGCTGAAGCATATGGACAGAAAAAATGGGGAGGAGGTGGCCCACATGATTCAGGCAACTACAATCAATATCCGGAAGAAACTGGGTTTTTCCGTAAAGACGGAACATGGAATACAGAATATGGACAGTTCTTCCTAGAGTGGTACAGTGGGAAACTACTTGAACACGGTGACACCATTCTCGGAGCTGCAAACCGGGTATTTCAGGGAACTGGAGTAAAACTATCTGGTAAAGTAGCGGGAATTCACTGGCATTACAATACTAGATCACATGCAGCTGAGTTAACAGCCGGTTATAATAACTCGAGAAATAAGGATGGATACTTGCCAATAGCAAGAATGTTTGCTAAACACGGGGTTGTGTTTAATTTTACGTGTATGGAAATGAAAGATGGCGAGCAGCCAGGGAATGCAAACAGCTCACCAGAAAAGCTAGTTCAGCAGGTAAAAATGGCAACACAAACAGCTGGAATAGAACTTGCAGGAGAAAATGCCTTAGAGAGATACGATGCTGGTGCATTTGGACAGGTTTTAGCAACCAGCAAATCTCACTCAGGAAGCGGGTTGTCAGCGTTTACATATTTACGGATGAATAAAAAGTTGTTCGAAG
It includes:
- the LOC141638399 gene encoding beta-amylase 3, chloroplastic-like, whose translation is MAISIRSYNSLATLKIVKTLKSFQEFSNPICFTRIRPCHVRAMNITNAAHFSPDRSPIILDEKIKEKRETFHELIAHHASETRVPVYVMLPLDTVSMSHGLNKPRAMNASLMALKSAGVEGVMVDVWWGLVEKDGPLNYNWGGYDELVNMVQRHGLKLQVVMSFHQCGGNVGDSCSIPLPAWVLEEMRKNPEIVYTDKSGRRNPEYISLGCDSLPVLRGRTPIQVYSDFMRNFRHHFRDFLGGVIVEIQVGMGPCGELRYPSYPESNGTWRFPGIGEFQCYDKYMKASLQAAAEAYGQKKWGGGGPHDSGNYNQYPEETGFFRKDGTWNTEYGQFFLEWYSGKLLEHGDTILGAANRVFQGTGVKLSGKVAGIHWHYNTRSHAAELTAGYNNSRNKDGYLPIARMFAKHGVVFNFTCMEMKDGEQPGNANSSPEKLVQQVKMATQTAGIELAGENALERYDAGAFGQVLATSKSHSGSGLSAFTYLRMNKKLFEAENWRQLVEFVKSMSEGGRNERLSVSDLSTTDLYVGFITQKSSHKVKESVM